A single Actinomadura algeriensis DNA region contains:
- the rpsA gene encoding 30S ribosomal protein S1, protein MTSSTEATSTTPQVAVNDIGSEEAFLAAIDETIKYFNDGDIVEGTVVKVDRDEVLLDIGYKTEGVIPSRELSIKHDVDPNDVVAVGDHVEALVLQKEDKEGRLILSKKRAQYERAWGTIEKIKDEDGIVTGTVIEVVKGGLILDIGLRGFLPASLVEMRRVRDLQPYVGRELEAKIIELDKNRNNVVLSRRAWLEQTQSEVRQTFLNTLQKGQVRKGVVSSIVNFGAFVDLGGVDGLVHVSELSWKHIDHPSEVVEVGQEVTVEVLDVDMERERVSLSLKATQEDPWQQFARTHQIGQVVPGRVTKLVPFGAFVRVEEGIEGLVHISELAERHVEIPEQVVQVGDEIFVKIIDIDLDRRRISLSLKQANEGAANMEEEDFDPTLYGMPAEYDEQGNYKYPEGFDADTGEWLPGFDEQRETWERQYAEARSRFDSHRRQIEEARKAEAEAETAPAPTGGGGETSYSGGGESESGGGALATDEALAALREKLSGGQ, encoded by the coding sequence ATGACGAGCAGCACCGAGGCCACCTCGACCACCCCGCAGGTAGCGGTCAACGACATCGGGTCCGAGGAAGCCTTCCTCGCAGCGATCGACGAGACCATCAAGTACTTCAACGACGGCGACATTGTCGAAGGCACTGTCGTCAAGGTCGATCGTGACGAGGTCCTCCTCGACATCGGCTACAAGACCGAGGGCGTCATCCCGTCCCGGGAACTCTCGATCAAGCACGACGTCGACCCCAACGACGTCGTCGCCGTCGGCGATCACGTCGAGGCCCTCGTCCTCCAGAAGGAGGACAAGGAAGGCCGGCTGATCCTGTCCAAGAAGCGCGCCCAGTACGAGCGCGCCTGGGGCACGATCGAGAAGATCAAGGACGAGGACGGCATCGTCACCGGTACCGTCATCGAGGTCGTCAAGGGCGGCCTGATCCTCGACATCGGCCTGCGCGGCTTCCTGCCCGCCTCGCTGGTGGAGATGCGCCGCGTCCGCGACCTGCAGCCCTACGTGGGCCGTGAGCTCGAGGCCAAGATCATCGAGCTGGACAAGAACCGCAACAACGTGGTCCTGTCCCGCCGCGCCTGGCTGGAGCAGACGCAGAGCGAGGTCCGCCAGACCTTCCTCAACACCCTGCAGAAGGGCCAGGTCCGCAAGGGCGTCGTCTCGTCGATCGTCAACTTCGGCGCGTTCGTCGACCTCGGCGGCGTCGACGGCCTGGTGCACGTCTCCGAGCTGTCCTGGAAGCACATCGACCACCCGTCCGAGGTCGTCGAGGTCGGCCAGGAGGTCACGGTCGAGGTCCTGGACGTCGACATGGAGCGCGAGCGCGTCTCCCTGTCGCTCAAGGCGACCCAGGAAGACCCGTGGCAGCAGTTCGCCCGCACCCACCAGATCGGCCAGGTCGTGCCGGGCCGCGTCACCAAGCTGGTGCCGTTCGGCGCGTTCGTCCGGGTCGAGGAGGGCATCGAGGGCCTGGTCCACATCTCCGAGCTGGCCGAGCGCCACGTGGAGATCCCCGAGCAGGTCGTCCAGGTCGGCGACGAGATCTTCGTGAAGATCATCGACATCGACCTCGACCGGCGCCGCATCAGCCTGTCGCTCAAGCAGGCCAACGAGGGCGCGGCCAACATGGAGGAAGAGGACTTCGATCCCACCCTCTACGGGATGCCGGCCGAGTACGACGAGCAGGGCAACTACAAGTACCCCGAGGGCTTCGACGCCGACACGGGCGAGTGGCTGCCGGGCTTCGACGAGCAGCGCGAGACCTGGGAGCGGCAGTACGCCGAGGCCCGCTCCCGCTTCGACTCGCACCGCCGGCAGATCGAGGAGGCCCGCAAGGCCGAGGCGGAGGCCGAGACGGCGCCCGCCCCGACCGGCGGCGGCGGCGAGACCTCCTACTCCGGCGGCGGCGAGAGCGAGTCCGGCGGTGGCGCCCTGGCCACCGACGAGGCGCTCGCCGCGCTGCGGGAGAAGCTCTCCGGCGGGCAGTGA
- the coaE gene encoding dephospho-CoA kinase, translating into MLKVGLTGGIGSGKSEVSARLSRHGAVVIDADRIAREVVEPGTPGLAAVVGEFGEDVLLPSGELDRPKVGAIVFHDADRLAALNAIVHPLVGERMQELMDAAPADAVVIYDVPLLVENGLKGMYDTVVVVDAPEEAQLDRLTSRRGMTEADARARMANQASRAERRAVADHLIDNSGDLEKLYAQVDALWEALAARAAAG; encoded by the coding sequence ATGCTGAAAGTGGGACTCACCGGCGGAATCGGGTCGGGTAAGAGCGAGGTGTCGGCGCGGCTGAGCCGCCACGGCGCGGTGGTGATCGACGCCGACCGGATCGCGCGGGAGGTCGTGGAGCCCGGCACCCCCGGCCTCGCGGCGGTCGTCGGGGAGTTCGGCGAGGACGTGCTGCTGCCGTCCGGGGAGCTCGACCGCCCGAAGGTCGGCGCGATCGTGTTCCACGACGCGGACCGTCTCGCCGCCCTCAACGCGATCGTCCATCCGCTGGTGGGGGAGCGGATGCAGGAGCTGATGGACGCCGCCCCCGCCGACGCGGTCGTGATCTACGACGTCCCGCTGCTGGTCGAGAACGGGCTCAAGGGGATGTACGACACGGTCGTGGTCGTCGACGCCCCCGAGGAGGCGCAGCTCGACCGCCTGACGTCCCGCCGCGGCATGACCGAGGCCGACGCCCGCGCCCGCATGGCGAACCAGGCGTCGCGCGCCGAACGCCGCGCCGTCGCCGACCATCTGATCGACAACTCCGGCGATCTGGAGAAGCTGTACGCGCAGGTCGACGCGCTCTGGGAGGCCCTCGCCGCCCGCGCCGCCGCGGGTTGA
- a CDS encoding sensor histidine kinase — MSDVNFVTGGRWRAAVRYRLIAMHPGGWWRTAWASRRSRALDVAIAVSAAAGDAVLLWFTPQQDFWLPPWAVSAACVVIGLALIVRRRHPVGLAVFAVAFGTVTGAGAIGFLIMLYSLAAYAMSRRAVVSIAVAGYVLSVVFPAPAATSDGIGVRAIYAVAFIAVPVLLGLYMGARKQLVVSLQERAARLERERHLLAERARGEERTRIAREMHDVVANRISVMVVHAGALRAVAARDPARAAETATVIGDMGRQALDELRHVIGVLRQGEEILPEENATLDHVRELVGQSGAAGLRVDLAVRGEERPMPPAVGRTVYRLVQEALTNVHKHAGAADTRVGLVLQAEAVEVEVVNAVPTAAPEHALPSGGNGLVGMRERVTALGGGFEAGPLDGGWAVRARLPLPAP; from the coding sequence ATGTCGGATGTCAACTTCGTCACGGGCGGCCGGTGGCGGGCGGCCGTCCGCTATAGGCTCATCGCTATGCACCCCGGGGGATGGTGGCGGACGGCGTGGGCGTCGCGGCGCTCGCGCGCGCTCGACGTCGCCATCGCCGTGTCGGCGGCCGCCGGTGACGCCGTGCTGCTGTGGTTCACGCCGCAGCAGGACTTCTGGCTCCCGCCGTGGGCGGTGTCGGCGGCGTGCGTCGTCATCGGGCTGGCGCTGATCGTCCGGCGGCGGCATCCGGTGGGGCTCGCGGTGTTCGCGGTGGCGTTCGGCACGGTGACCGGCGCCGGCGCGATCGGCTTCCTCATCATGCTGTACTCGCTGGCGGCCTACGCGATGTCGCGGCGGGCCGTCGTGTCGATCGCGGTCGCCGGGTACGTGCTGTCCGTCGTGTTCCCCGCGCCGGCGGCGACGAGCGACGGCATCGGCGTCCGGGCGATCTACGCGGTCGCGTTCATCGCGGTCCCGGTGCTGCTGGGCCTGTACATGGGGGCACGCAAGCAGCTGGTGGTGTCGCTGCAGGAACGGGCGGCCCGGCTGGAACGCGAACGTCACCTTCTGGCGGAGCGCGCGCGGGGCGAGGAACGCACCCGTATCGCGCGGGAGATGCACGACGTCGTCGCCAACCGGATCAGCGTCATGGTGGTGCACGCCGGAGCGCTGCGGGCGGTCGCCGCGCGCGACCCCGCGCGGGCCGCCGAGACCGCCACCGTGATCGGGGACATGGGGCGCCAGGCGCTGGACGAGCTGCGGCACGTCATCGGGGTCCTGCGGCAGGGCGAGGAAATCCTCCCGGAGGAGAACGCCACGCTGGACCACGTCCGCGAGCTCGTCGGGCAGTCCGGCGCCGCCGGGCTGCGGGTCGACCTGGCGGTCCGCGGCGAGGAGCGGCCGATGCCGCCCGCCGTGGGACGCACGGTGTACCGGCTCGTCCAGGAGGCGCTGACGAACGTCCACAAGCACGCGGGCGCCGCCGACACCCGGGTGGGGCTCGTCCTGCAGGCCGAGGCCGTCGAGGTGGAGGTCGTCAACGCGGTCCCGACGGCGGCGCCCGAGCACGCGCTGCCGAGCGGCGGGAACGGGCTGGTGGGGATGCGCGAGCGCGTCACCGCCCTCGGCGGCGGGTTCGAGGCGGGGCCGCTGGACGGCGGCTGGGCGGTCCGCGCGCGGCTGCCGCTGCCGGCCCCCTGA
- a CDS encoding polysaccharide deacetylase family protein has protein sequence MPLLHKIAGVVVVCAVVLGLVLPGERRDDGGDSAEAERAGATAQAKPVDAEHGAARPGAAAATPPPGAPSAPPSASATAPIRAAAPAAAAAKANELGQVPVLMYHRILAKPEQSLDRSTKELYDELTRLAKGGYTPVTATEFASGRIGVPAGRHPVVLTFDDSTPGHFALDAHGAPKPDTAVGVIQRVARENPGFRATATFYLNKDMFGLKGAEAAAALKWLRQHGYDLGNHTLSHPNLGGMSAGAVRDEVGGLEDEVVKLTGAHTGTLAYPFGVAPEKEEWAREERGRYAFRGMFLAGWRPSPSPFAEEFDRWAIPRVRSEGKIRENDCKKYCSTAWLEYLDQHPQERYTSDGDPATVTIPRGMQDALAPQYRGMARVY, from the coding sequence ATGCCGCTCCTTCACAAGATCGCAGGAGTCGTGGTCGTCTGCGCCGTCGTTCTCGGGCTGGTACTGCCCGGAGAGCGGCGGGACGACGGCGGGGACTCGGCCGAGGCCGAACGGGCCGGGGCCACGGCGCAGGCGAAACCGGTCGACGCCGAGCACGGCGCCGCCCGGCCGGGCGCCGCGGCGGCCACACCGCCGCCGGGCGCGCCGAGCGCACCGCCCAGCGCGTCGGCGACGGCGCCCATCCGGGCGGCGGCGCCCGCCGCGGCGGCGGCGAAGGCCAACGAGCTGGGCCAGGTCCCGGTGCTGATGTACCACCGGATCCTCGCGAAGCCGGAGCAGTCGCTCGACCGGTCGACCAAGGAGCTGTACGACGAGCTGACGCGGCTCGCCAAGGGCGGCTACACCCCCGTCACCGCGACGGAGTTCGCGAGCGGGCGGATCGGCGTCCCGGCGGGCAGGCACCCGGTCGTCCTGACGTTCGACGACAGCACGCCGGGGCATTTCGCGCTCGACGCGCACGGAGCCCCGAAGCCGGACACGGCCGTCGGCGTCATCCAGCGGGTGGCGCGGGAGAATCCCGGGTTCCGGGCGACCGCGACCTTCTATCTGAACAAGGACATGTTCGGGCTGAAGGGCGCCGAGGCGGCCGCGGCGCTCAAGTGGCTGCGGCAGCACGGGTACGACCTCGGCAACCACACCCTGTCGCACCCCAACCTCGGCGGGATGTCCGCCGGGGCGGTCCGCGACGAGGTCGGCGGGCTGGAGGACGAGGTCGTCAAGCTCACCGGCGCGCACACCGGGACGCTCGCCTACCCGTTCGGGGTCGCGCCCGAGAAGGAGGAGTGGGCGCGCGAGGAGCGCGGCCGGTACGCGTTCCGTGGCATGTTCCTGGCCGGCTGGCGGCCCTCGCCGTCGCCGTTCGCCGAGGAGTTCGACCGCTGGGCGATTCCCCGGGTGCGGTCGGAGGGCAAGATCAGGGAGAACGACTGCAAGAAGTACTGCTCGACGGCGTGGCTGGAGTATCTTGACCAGCACCCGCAGGAGCGGTACACCTCGGACGGCGACCCGGCGACGGTGACGATCCCGAGGGGCATGCAGGACGCGCTCGCCCCGCAGTACCGGGGCATGGCGAGGGTCTACTGA
- the polA gene encoding DNA polymerase I yields MAMTAATPDKRERLLLLDGHSLAYRAFFALPVENFNTTDGQPTNAVYGFTSMLINVLRDEQPSHIAVAFDRSEPTFRHEQYVEYKAGRQKTPDEFRSQVSLIFEVLDALRIPRTSVAGFEADDIIATLSVQASGAGMETLIVTGDRDAFQLVNEHVTVLYPVKGVSELARMDPAAVEAKYGVPPERYRELAALVGESSDNLPGVPGVGPKTAAKWLGKYGDLDTLVNRVDEIKGKAGDSLREHLSGVIRNHQINRLDTEVGLELTPPQLSMGQWDREEIHTLFDSLQFRVLRERLYSTLSAAEPEADEGFDVDLEKLEPGALAAWLDANSGGRLGVAVTGTWGRGTGEITALALASKDGPAVHLDPAELIEDDERALAAYLGDAARPKAMHEAKGPMLALAARGMTLEGLTSDTALAAYLALPGQRTFDLADLALRYLHRELRGEAEDSGQLTLDGSGEEEAAEALAVRARAVAELADVLDADLDKRGATRLLHEVELPLVGVLAGMERAGIAVDADHLAGLSATLGGQVKQQEQDAHAAVGREFNLGSPKQVQQVLFDELGLPKTKRTKTGYTTDSEALSNLLEKEGHPVLEHILRWREVAKLKSIVDSLIPMADDAGRIHTTFNQMVAATGRLSSTDPNLQNIPIRTEEGRRIREAFVVGGGYETLLTADYSQIELRIMAHLSEDDALLEAFGSGADFHTITASRVFGLPPEQIDSELRARIKAMNYGLAYGLSAYGLSQQLRIAPDEARGLMEEYFEQFGGVRDYLRDVVARARTDGYTETILGRRRYLPDLNSDNRQRREMAERMALNAPIQGSAADIVKVASLNVDRALRGVGLASRVLLQVHDELVLEVASGELDRVKELVGEQMAGAYELRAPLEVSMGTGRTWQDAAH; encoded by the coding sequence GTGGCGATGACAGCAGCGACCCCTGACAAGCGTGAACGGCTTCTCCTGCTCGACGGGCACTCCCTGGCCTACCGGGCGTTCTTCGCGTTGCCGGTCGAGAATTTCAACACGACCGACGGGCAGCCGACGAACGCGGTGTACGGCTTCACCTCGATGCTCATCAACGTCCTGCGGGACGAGCAGCCCTCGCACATCGCGGTGGCGTTCGACCGGTCGGAGCCGACGTTCCGGCACGAGCAGTACGTGGAGTACAAGGCGGGCAGGCAGAAGACTCCGGACGAGTTCCGCAGCCAGGTCAGCCTGATCTTCGAGGTGCTGGACGCGCTGCGGATCCCGCGGACGTCGGTGGCGGGGTTCGAGGCCGACGACATCATCGCCACCCTGTCGGTGCAGGCGTCCGGGGCCGGGATGGAGACGCTGATCGTCACCGGCGACCGGGACGCGTTCCAGCTGGTGAACGAGCACGTCACGGTCCTGTACCCGGTGAAGGGCGTGTCGGAGCTCGCGCGGATGGACCCGGCGGCCGTGGAGGCCAAGTACGGCGTGCCGCCGGAGCGGTACCGGGAGCTGGCCGCGCTGGTGGGGGAGAGCAGCGACAACCTGCCGGGCGTGCCGGGCGTCGGCCCGAAGACGGCCGCGAAGTGGCTCGGCAAGTACGGCGACCTCGACACGCTGGTGAACCGGGTCGACGAGATCAAGGGCAAGGCCGGCGACAGCCTGCGCGAGCACCTGTCGGGGGTGATCCGCAACCACCAGATCAACCGGCTCGACACCGAGGTCGGGCTGGAGCTGACGCCGCCGCAGCTGTCGATGGGGCAGTGGGACCGCGAGGAGATCCACACCCTGTTCGACTCGCTGCAGTTCCGGGTGCTGCGGGAACGGCTGTACTCCACGCTGTCGGCCGCGGAGCCGGAGGCCGACGAGGGCTTCGACGTCGACCTGGAGAAGCTGGAGCCGGGGGCGCTGGCCGCCTGGCTGGACGCGAACTCGGGCGGGCGCCTCGGCGTGGCCGTCACGGGAACGTGGGGGCGCGGCACCGGCGAGATCACCGCGCTGGCCCTCGCGTCGAAGGACGGCCCGGCCGTCCACCTCGACCCGGCGGAGCTCATCGAGGACGACGAGCGCGCCCTCGCCGCGTACCTCGGCGACGCCGCGCGCCCGAAGGCGATGCACGAGGCGAAGGGCCCGATGCTGGCGCTGGCGGCGCGCGGCATGACCCTGGAGGGGCTCACCAGCGACACGGCCCTTGCGGCGTATCTGGCGCTGCCCGGGCAGCGGACGTTCGACCTGGCCGACCTCGCCCTGCGGTACCTGCACCGGGAGCTGCGCGGCGAGGCGGAGGACTCGGGGCAGCTCACGCTGGACGGGTCCGGCGAGGAGGAGGCCGCGGAGGCGCTCGCGGTGCGGGCCCGGGCGGTCGCCGAACTCGCCGACGTCCTGGACGCCGACCTGGACAAGCGCGGCGCGACGCGGCTGCTGCACGAGGTCGAGCTCCCGCTCGTCGGAGTCCTCGCCGGGATGGAACGGGCGGGCATCGCGGTGGACGCCGACCATCTGGCGGGGCTGTCGGCGACGCTGGGCGGGCAGGTCAAGCAGCAGGAGCAGGACGCGCACGCCGCGGTGGGCCGCGAGTTCAACCTGGGCTCCCCGAAGCAGGTGCAGCAGGTGCTGTTCGACGAGCTGGGGCTGCCCAAGACCAAGCGCACCAAGACCGGCTACACCACCGACTCCGAGGCCCTCAGCAACCTCCTGGAGAAGGAGGGGCACCCGGTCCTGGAGCACATCCTGCGGTGGCGGGAGGTCGCGAAGCTGAAGAGCATCGTCGACTCCCTCATCCCGATGGCCGACGACGCGGGCCGCATCCACACCACGTTCAACCAGATGGTCGCGGCGACGGGGCGGCTGTCGTCCACCGACCCGAACCTGCAGAACATCCCGATCCGCACCGAGGAGGGGCGGCGGATCCGCGAGGCGTTCGTCGTCGGCGGCGGATACGAGACGCTGCTGACCGCCGACTACTCGCAGATCGAGCTGCGGATCATGGCGCACCTGTCGGAGGACGATGCGCTGCTGGAGGCGTTCGGGTCCGGCGCCGACTTCCACACGATCACCGCGTCCCGGGTGTTCGGCCTGCCGCCCGAGCAGATCGACTCCGAGCTGCGCGCGCGCATCAAGGCGATGAACTACGGCCTGGCGTACGGGCTGTCGGCGTACGGGCTGTCGCAGCAGCTGCGCATCGCGCCGGACGAGGCGCGCGGGCTGATGGAGGAGTACTTCGAGCAGTTCGGCGGCGTCCGCGACTACCTGCGCGACGTGGTGGCCCGCGCCCGCACCGACGGCTACACCGAGACGATCCTGGGCCGCCGCCGCTACCTGCCGGACCTGAACTCCGACAACCGGCAGCGCCGCGAGATGGCCGAGCGGATGGCCCTCAACGCCCCCATCCAGGGGTCGGCGGCCGACATCGTCAAGGTCGCGAGCCTGAACGTCGACCGGGCCCTGCGCGGCGTCGGCCTGGCGTCCCGCGTGCTCCTGCAGGTGCACGACGAGCTCGTGCTGGAGGTCGCGTCCGGGGAGCTCGACCGCGTGAAGGAGCTCGTCGGGGAGCAGATGGCGGGCGCGTACGAGCTGCGCGCACCGCTGGAGGTGTCGATGGGCACCGGCCGGACCTGGCAGGACGCCGCCCACTGA
- a CDS encoding endonuclease/exonuclease/phosphatase family protein — MASTEAEFKTGGRAVPGPSIVPPGPARIALIAVTVAVLAQTLRFSLPQLDNFADSAGFGVAGAAVLIVFLAGFAAPLIRRAAGPRGLLLVGVGGLLAVRLLAQLIDPRTWLVFIGTAIGMVAVAALYEGARGLSGVGFATATVAGLSADAAVRMCFATWDPVWRSGIGPWLACLAFVGLGAAALYRELRAGPVAPPGISWRDAMGAAAFGPFLALQVLVLSSPAFVASSGWRSLTAAHVTIVVGQGLALAFLASGLAVRAVPGGVCVLGGTVLGIGAGAVAGTYAISGIEVVPIVILGQVLSAWLLAVACRAPLRRSGTGGSILRIDVAAAVGGFLIALILVPYQVSALLPMPFPNNLLPGVAGIALGALAAITAARGGPLPARAPLRALAAGAASLVLLLGTVVFTVAAPDGTAQAAPAPDRVRIMSYNVHDAVNQDGQLDPEGIARTIEAEKPQVVLLQEAGRGSLLSGTADIGVWLSRRLGMKLIWGPAADGQFGNAILTSLPVAGSGTARMPKGDWSQIRGYVWARLQVGETTMDVWSTHLEGGDGHRDERLRQIQALLRAWGGAPRTVIGGDFNVGPGSPELTRMSRGTDLRTAVIGADPSPTTPDGDRHDWIFGSDGVLFSDYDVPKSDASDHYPVAVTVRIQR; from the coding sequence GTGGCCAGCACAGAGGCAGAATTCAAGACCGGCGGCCGCGCGGTGCCCGGACCGTCGATCGTCCCGCCCGGCCCCGCCCGGATCGCGCTGATCGCGGTCACGGTGGCGGTCCTGGCGCAGACATTGCGCTTCTCGCTCCCGCAGCTCGACAACTTCGCCGACAGCGCCGGCTTCGGCGTCGCCGGCGCCGCGGTGCTGATCGTCTTCCTGGCCGGGTTCGCCGCGCCGCTGATCCGCCGCGCCGCCGGGCCGCGCGGCCTGCTGCTCGTCGGAGTGGGCGGGCTGCTCGCCGTCCGGCTCCTCGCGCAGCTCATCGACCCGCGCACCTGGCTGGTGTTCATCGGCACGGCGATCGGCATGGTCGCGGTGGCGGCGCTGTACGAGGGCGCCCGCGGCCTGTCCGGGGTGGGGTTCGCGACCGCGACCGTCGCCGGGCTGTCGGCCGACGCGGCCGTCCGGATGTGCTTCGCCACCTGGGACCCGGTGTGGCGGTCCGGGATCGGGCCGTGGCTCGCGTGCCTGGCCTTCGTCGGGCTCGGCGCCGCCGCCCTGTACCGGGAGCTGCGGGCCGGGCCGGTCGCGCCGCCCGGCATCTCCTGGCGGGACGCCATGGGCGCGGCGGCGTTCGGGCCGTTCCTGGCGCTGCAGGTGCTCGTGCTGTCCAGCCCCGCGTTCGTCGCGTCGTCCGGCTGGCGGTCCCTGACGGCGGCGCACGTCACGATCGTCGTCGGGCAGGGCCTCGCGCTGGCGTTCCTCGCCTCCGGGCTGGCGGTGCGCGCGGTGCCGGGCGGCGTGTGCGTGCTCGGCGGGACGGTGCTGGGCATCGGCGCGGGCGCGGTCGCCGGAACCTACGCGATCTCCGGGATCGAGGTCGTCCCGATCGTGATCCTCGGGCAGGTGCTGTCGGCGTGGCTGCTGGCCGTCGCGTGCCGGGCCCCGCTGCGCCGCTCGGGAACGGGCGGCTCGATCCTGCGGATCGACGTCGCCGCGGCCGTCGGCGGGTTCCTCATCGCGCTGATCCTCGTCCCGTACCAGGTGAGCGCGCTGCTGCCGATGCCGTTCCCGAACAACCTGCTGCCCGGTGTCGCGGGGATCGCGCTGGGCGCCCTCGCGGCGATCACCGCGGCCCGCGGCGGGCCGCTGCCCGCCCGCGCGCCGCTGCGCGCGCTCGCCGCCGGGGCCGCGTCCCTCGTGCTGCTGCTCGGCACCGTCGTGTTCACGGTCGCCGCGCCGGACGGGACGGCGCAGGCCGCCCCGGCCCCCGACCGCGTCCGGATCATGAGCTACAACGTCCACGACGCCGTGAACCAGGACGGTCAGCTGGATCCGGAGGGGATCGCCCGCACCATCGAGGCGGAGAAGCCGCAGGTGGTCCTGCTGCAGGAGGCCGGACGCGGTTCGCTGCTGTCCGGCACCGCCGACATCGGGGTGTGGCTGTCGCGGCGCCTCGGCATGAAGCTGATCTGGGGCCCGGCCGCCGACGGCCAGTTCGGCAACGCCATCCTCACGTCCCTGCCGGTCGCCGGCTCGGGGACCGCCCGCATGCCGAAGGGCGACTGGTCGCAGATCCGCGGCTACGTGTGGGCCAGGCTCCAGGTCGGCGAGACCACGATGGACGTGTGGTCCACGCACCTCGAAGGCGGCGATGGCCATCGCGACGAGCGGCTCCGGCAGATCCAGGCGCTGCTGCGCGCCTGGGGCGGCGCGCCCCGGACCGTGATCGGCGGCGACTTCAACGTCGGCCCGGGCAGCCCCGAGCTGACCCGGATGTCCCGCGGCACCGACCTGCGCACGGCCGTGATCGGCGCCGACCCGTCCCCGACCACCCCGGACGGGGACCGGCACGACTGGATCTTCGGGTCGGACGGCGTGCTGTTCTCCGACTACGACGTGCCGAAGTCCGACGCGTCCGACCACTACCCGGTCGCGGTGACCGTCCGGATCCAGCGGTAG
- a CDS encoding ABC transporter ATP-binding protein: MLLEIDDIHVHYGKIAALKGISVEVDQGEIVTLIGANGAGKTTTLKTVSGLRDLSSGAVRFDGADISRMPGHKRVLVGIGQAPEGRGIFPGMTVEENLLMGAYARKDDSSKELKEAYELFPRLAERRTQAGGTMSGGEQQMLAIGRALMAKPKVLLLDEPSMGLAPMLVQQIFSIIEEINRRGTTVLLVEQNAQQALQIAHRAYVLETGRVVKTAAASELLDDPQVRAAYLGGDLGDAAADGPGGGEPAAEKSSGAEKSSGEKSSGAEKSSADEDSAEDSAD, from the coding sequence ATGCTTCTTGAGATCGATGACATCCACGTCCACTACGGGAAGATCGCGGCGCTGAAGGGCATCAGCGTGGAGGTCGACCAGGGTGAGATCGTCACGCTGATCGGCGCGAACGGCGCGGGGAAGACGACGACGCTGAAGACGGTGTCGGGTCTGCGGGACCTGTCGTCGGGCGCGGTCCGGTTCGACGGGGCCGACATCAGCAGGATGCCGGGCCACAAGCGGGTGCTGGTGGGCATCGGGCAGGCGCCGGAGGGCCGGGGGATCTTCCCGGGCATGACGGTCGAGGAGAACCTGCTGATGGGCGCGTACGCCCGCAAGGACGACTCGTCCAAGGAGCTGAAGGAGGCGTACGAGCTGTTCCCGCGGCTGGCCGAGCGCCGGACGCAGGCGGGCGGCACGATGTCCGGCGGGGAGCAGCAGATGCTCGCGATCGGCCGGGCGCTGATGGCCAAGCCGAAGGTGCTGCTGCTGGACGAGCCGTCGATGGGGCTGGCGCCGATGCTGGTGCAGCAGATCTTCTCGATCATCGAGGAGATCAACCGGCGGGGCACGACGGTGCTGCTGGTGGAGCAGAACGCCCAGCAGGCGCTGCAGATCGCGCACCGCGCGTACGTCCTGGAGACGGGCCGGGTGGTGAAGACGGCGGCGGCGTCGGAGCTGCTGGACGATCCGCAGGTGCGCGCGGCGTACCTGGGCGGCGACCTGGGCGACGCCGCGGCGGACGGGCCGGGCGGCGGTGAGCCGGCGGCGGAGAAGTCCTCCGGAGCGGAGAAGTCCTCCGGAGAGAAGTCCTCCGGAGCGGAGAAGTCCTCCGCCGACGAGGACTCCGCGGAGGACTCCGCGGACTGA
- a CDS encoding GNAT family N-acetyltransferase: MSETTAAIVRAGLPDAGEILTVQRAAYLAEAQLYGDPFIPPLVESLARLREALEQGDGIVLKAVLDGRLAGAVRARFNDRTCLVGRLVVAPDLQGRGIGGGLLRAIEEAVSGSADACALFTGHLSEANLRLYRRAGYRETHRERVAAHLTHVHMRKPLEAAAGAVGGTGTAETAEPAGA; encoded by the coding sequence ATGAGCGAGACGACGGCCGCCATCGTGCGGGCCGGCCTCCCGGACGCCGGGGAGATCCTGACCGTCCAGCGGGCCGCCTACCTGGCCGAGGCGCAGCTGTACGGCGACCCGTTCATCCCGCCGCTGGTGGAGTCGCTCGCCCGGCTCCGCGAGGCCCTGGAGCAGGGCGACGGGATCGTGCTGAAGGCGGTGCTGGACGGTCGTCTCGCCGGTGCCGTCCGCGCCCGTTTCAACGACCGGACGTGCCTGGTCGGGCGGCTCGTCGTGGCGCCCGACCTGCAGGGCCGCGGGATCGGCGGGGGCCTCCTGCGGGCGATCGAGGAGGCGGTGTCCGGCAGTGCCGACGCGTGCGCGCTGTTCACCGGCCACCTCAGCGAGGCGAACCTGCGCCTGTACCGGCGGGCCGGCTACCGGGAGACGCACCGGGAGCGGGTCGCCGCGCACCTCACGCACGTCCACATGCGCAAACCCCTGGAGGCCGCCGCCGGGGCCGTCGGCGGGACCGGGACCGCCGAGACGGCGGAGCCCGCCGGGGCCTAG
- a CDS encoding PaaI family thioesterase, with the protein MGIEYVEATAERVVARMPVEGNTQPYGLLHGGASCVLAESIGSVGSAIHAGPGRIAVGIEINATHHRSATEGHVTGVATRAHGGRTLATYDIVITDDQDRRVCTARLTCMLRDAPGS; encoded by the coding sequence ATGGGCATCGAGTACGTGGAGGCGACCGCCGAACGCGTCGTCGCCCGCATGCCCGTCGAGGGCAACACCCAGCCCTACGGGCTCCTGCACGGCGGCGCGTCCTGCGTCCTCGCCGAGTCCATCGGCTCCGTCGGCTCCGCCATCCACGCCGGTCCCGGGCGCATCGCCGTCGGCATCGAGATCAACGCCACCCACCACCGGTCCGCGACCGAGGGCCACGTCACCGGCGTCGCCACCCGCGCCCACGGCGGCCGCACCCTCGCCACCTACGACATCGTCATCACCGACGATCAGGACCGCCGCGTCTGCACCGCGCGGCTGACCTGCATGCTGCGGGACGCCCCCGGATCCTGA